A region from the Desulfomarina profundi genome encodes:
- a CDS encoding TRAP transporter small permease: MFMRFINRAEEAVICILLVLTTLLVFVDVVMRFGFNSGFMWSQELTLHMSAWMVLFGASYGLKVGSHIGMDSFVKLFPRTGRRILTGIAAVLALGYCGLIFYGSWIYLKKMKLIGIELEDLPIPAWLAHGMLLVGFLFLIVRLIIILSSVITGKADGFKHADEAKDSMELAEDIAKEEGIS; this comes from the coding sequence ATGTTTATGCGCTTCATCAATCGTGCAGAAGAAGCTGTTATCTGTATACTGCTGGTATTGACAACCCTGCTTGTATTTGTAGATGTAGTCATGCGATTCGGGTTCAACTCCGGTTTTATGTGGTCCCAGGAGCTAACCCTGCATATGTCCGCCTGGATGGTCCTTTTCGGTGCCTCTTATGGGTTGAAGGTAGGATCCCATATTGGTATGGACTCATTTGTAAAACTTTTTCCCAGGACCGGAAGAAGAATACTCACCGGAATCGCCGCTGTTCTGGCCCTGGGCTACTGCGGTCTCATATTTTATGGCAGTTGGATTTATCTGAAAAAAATGAAACTGATAGGTATAGAACTGGAAGACCTGCCCATTCCCGCTTGGCTTGCCCATGGGATGCTGTTGGTTGGTTTTCTTTTCCTTATTGTCCGTCTGATCATAATACTATCATCTGTAATTACCGGAAAGGCTGATGGCTTCAAACACGCAGATGAAGCAAAAGACAGTATGGAGCTTGCAGAGGATATCGCTAAAGAGGAGGGGATTTCATGA